Proteins encoded within one genomic window of Jiangella mangrovi:
- a CDS encoding acyl-CoA desaturase has translation MASTDTANSPQSPAQSDLPRGTLSGDTQTLGERITIGVFIAVPFVALVAAIPIAWMGGYLSWLDVVLAVAFYAFTGHGVTVGFHRYFTHRAFKANRGVKNTLAIAGSMAVEGPVIRWVADHRRHHKFADKEGDPHSPWRYGETVPALIKGMFFAHMGWLFDVEQTDARKFAPDLIKDDDIRRISKLFPLWVALSLLLPPIIGGLATWSWHGALTAFFWATLVRVGLLHHVTWSINSICHAIGERPFESRDKSGNVWWLAFLSMGESWHNLHHADPTCARHGVLKGQIDSSARVIWALEKAGWAWDVRWPSPERIESKRVDDYGGEATLIAD, from the coding sequence ATGGCTTCCACGGACACGGCGAACAGCCCGCAGTCCCCGGCGCAGAGCGACCTCCCTCGCGGCACGCTGTCGGGTGACACTCAGACCCTCGGCGAGCGGATCACCATCGGCGTCTTCATCGCCGTGCCGTTCGTCGCCCTCGTGGCCGCGATCCCGATCGCGTGGATGGGTGGCTATCTGAGCTGGCTCGACGTCGTGCTGGCCGTGGCCTTCTACGCGTTCACCGGCCACGGGGTCACCGTCGGCTTCCACCGGTACTTCACCCACCGGGCGTTCAAGGCGAACCGCGGCGTGAAGAACACGCTGGCCATCGCCGGCAGCATGGCCGTCGAGGGGCCGGTCATCCGCTGGGTCGCCGACCACCGCCGGCACCACAAGTTCGCCGACAAGGAGGGCGACCCGCACTCCCCGTGGCGCTACGGCGAGACCGTGCCGGCGCTCATCAAGGGGATGTTCTTCGCCCACATGGGCTGGCTGTTCGACGTCGAGCAGACCGACGCGCGCAAGTTCGCGCCGGACCTCATCAAGGACGACGACATCCGGCGCATCAGCAAGCTGTTCCCGCTCTGGGTCGCGCTGTCGCTGCTGCTGCCGCCGATCATCGGTGGGCTGGCCACGTGGTCGTGGCACGGCGCGCTGACGGCGTTCTTCTGGGCCACGCTGGTGCGGGTCGGCCTGCTGCACCACGTCACCTGGTCGATCAACTCCATCTGCCACGCCATCGGCGAGCGGCCGTTCGAGAGCCGCGACAAGTCCGGCAACGTGTGGTGGCTGGCGTTCCTGTCCATGGGCGAGTCCTGGCACAACCTGCACCACGCCGACCCGACCTGCGCGCGCCACGGCGTTCTGAAGGGCCAGATCGACTCCAGCGCCCGCGTCATCTGGGCCCTCGAGAAGGCCGGTTGGGCGTGGGACGTCCGCTGGCCCAGCCCCGAGCGCATCGAGTCCAAGCGCGTCGACGACTACGGCGGCGAAGCCACGCTCATCGCCGACTGA
- a CDS encoding TetR/AcrR family transcriptional regulator, producing the protein MTGKQRREQLLDVGRALFAERGYDGTSIEEVSARAGVSKPVVYEHFGGKEGLYAVVVDREMELLLDRITTALASATHPRVILERAALALLDYIETSTDGFRILVRDSPVAHSTGGFASLISDAASQVEHILAAQFKARGFATKHAPMYAQMLVGMVALTGQWWLEVRSPKKADVAAHLVNLAWNGLSGLEHKPRLTGE; encoded by the coding sequence ATGACCGGCAAGCAACGCCGCGAGCAACTGCTCGACGTGGGCCGCGCCCTGTTCGCCGAGCGCGGCTACGACGGCACGTCCATCGAGGAGGTGTCGGCCCGCGCCGGCGTCTCCAAGCCGGTGGTCTACGAGCACTTCGGCGGCAAGGAGGGGCTGTACGCCGTCGTGGTCGACCGCGAGATGGAGCTGCTGCTCGACCGCATCACGACGGCGCTCGCCTCGGCCACGCACCCGCGGGTCATCCTCGAACGCGCCGCGCTGGCCCTGCTCGACTACATCGAGACGTCCACCGACGGCTTCCGCATCCTGGTCCGCGACTCCCCGGTCGCCCACTCCACCGGCGGGTTCGCCAGCCTCATCTCCGACGCCGCCAGCCAGGTCGAGCACATCCTCGCCGCGCAGTTCAAGGCCCGCGGGTTCGCCACCAAGCACGCGCCCATGTACGCGCAGATGCTGGTCGGCATGGTCGCGCTGACGGGCCAGTGGTGGCTGGAGGTCCGCTCACCCAAGAAGGCCGACGTCGCCGCCCACCTGGTCAACCTGGCCTGGAACGGCCTGTCCGGCCTCGAGCACAAGCCCCGCCTCACCGGCGAGTGA
- a CDS encoding fatty acid desaturase family protein gives MTTDTDIPAAPRPGSDYARLSRKIADAGLLDRRPGYYAARIGLVAVAYGAAWSGFAAVGDSWWTLLFAAVLAVVFAQVALVAHDLAHRQVFRRRRPSEIAGRIAGNLGIGMSYGWWMDKHTRHHANPNHEELDPDVSPDILVWSERQAGRASGLTRIIAARQAFLFFPLLTLEGFNLHVASVRATLDPRLKRRRLELGLLLAHFAGYLALVLAVLPPGKALAFVVLHQALFGIYLGCTFAPNHKGMPTLTEEDELDYLRKQVLTSRNVSGGPVMDVALGGLNHQIEHHLFPNMPTPNLRKAKPIVRQYCAELGVPYAETGLIESYRIALRHMHDVGEPLRSHAQ, from the coding sequence ATGACCACCGACACCGACATCCCCGCTGCTCCGCGCCCCGGCAGCGACTACGCCCGGCTGTCCCGGAAGATCGCCGACGCCGGGTTGCTGGACCGCCGGCCCGGCTACTACGCCGCCCGCATCGGCCTCGTCGCCGTGGCCTACGGGGCGGCGTGGAGCGGCTTCGCCGCCGTCGGCGACTCGTGGTGGACGCTGCTCTTCGCGGCCGTCCTCGCTGTGGTGTTCGCCCAGGTGGCGCTGGTCGCCCACGACCTCGCCCACCGGCAGGTGTTCCGCCGTCGCCGGCCCAGCGAGATCGCCGGGCGCATCGCCGGCAACCTCGGCATCGGCATGAGCTACGGCTGGTGGATGGACAAGCACACCCGTCACCACGCCAACCCCAACCACGAGGAGCTCGACCCCGACGTGTCGCCGGACATCCTCGTCTGGTCGGAGCGGCAGGCGGGCAGGGCATCGGGGCTGACCCGGATCATCGCCGCGCGGCAGGCGTTCCTGTTCTTCCCGCTCCTCACGCTCGAGGGGTTCAACCTGCACGTCGCCAGCGTCCGCGCGACGCTCGACCCGCGGCTGAAGCGGCGACGGCTCGAGCTCGGCCTGCTGCTCGCCCATTTCGCCGGCTACCTCGCGCTGGTGCTCGCCGTGCTGCCGCCCGGCAAGGCGCTCGCGTTCGTCGTCCTGCACCAGGCGCTGTTCGGCATCTACCTCGGCTGCACCTTCGCGCCGAACCACAAGGGCATGCCGACGCTCACTGAGGAGGACGAGCTGGACTACCTGCGCAAGCAGGTGCTGACCTCGCGCAACGTCAGCGGCGGTCCGGTCATGGACGTCGCGCTCGGCGGTCTCAACCACCAGATCGAGCACCACCTGTTCCCGAACATGCCGACGCCGAACCTCCGGAAGGCGAAGCCGATCGTCAGGCAGTACTGTGCGGAGCTGGGCGTGCCGTACGCGGAGACCGGGCTGATCGAGTCCTACCGCATCGCGCTGCGGCACATGCACGACGTCGGCGAGCCGTTGCGAAGCCACGCACAGTGA